The following coding sequences are from one Vibrio syngnathi window:
- the glnG gene encoding nitrogen regulation protein NR(I) produces the protein MSKGYVWVVDDDSSIRWVVERTLSSADIKCETFADAESVLLALERETPDVLVSDIRMPGIDGIELLHQVHQRSPDLPVIIMTAHSDLDAAVNAYQKGAFEYLPKPFDIDETLTLVERAIAHSQEQKREQASEVAEETNAPEIIGEAPAMQEVFRAIGRLSRSSISVLINGESGTGKELVAHALHRHSPRAKKPFIALNMAAIPKDLIESELFGHEKGAFTGANSVRQGRFEQANGGTLFLDEIGDMPLDIQTRLLRVLSDGQFYRVGGHSAVKVDVRIVAATHQDLERLVHDGGFREDLFHRLNVIRIHIPALRERKQDIEKLTHHFLASAAEELGVEVKTLHSETIMKLNQLNWPGNVRQLENICRWLTVMASGSEILPSDLPPELLEEKVVISEGTDGNWQQLLASWAKSALDSGEKELLTYALPEFERILLEAALNHTNGHKQDAAKVLGWGRNTLTRKLKELY, from the coding sequence ATGAGTAAGGGATACGTTTGGGTCGTCGATGACGACAGTTCTATACGCTGGGTCGTAGAAAGAACACTGTCATCTGCGGATATAAAGTGTGAAACATTTGCTGATGCTGAGAGCGTATTGCTTGCTCTTGAGCGCGAAACACCAGACGTTTTGGTGTCCGACATTCGCATGCCTGGCATTGACGGGATTGAGCTGTTACACCAAGTTCACCAGCGCTCTCCCGACCTGCCAGTGATCATTATGACCGCGCACTCAGACCTCGATGCGGCGGTGAATGCTTATCAAAAAGGCGCCTTTGAATATCTACCAAAGCCGTTCGATATTGATGAGACACTGACTCTAGTAGAGCGAGCCATCGCACACAGCCAAGAGCAGAAACGCGAGCAAGCCAGCGAAGTAGCCGAAGAAACCAACGCACCAGAAATCATCGGTGAAGCACCGGCAATGCAGGAAGTTTTCCGAGCTATTGGCCGTTTGTCTCGTTCATCCATTTCGGTTCTTATTAATGGTGAATCGGGGACTGGTAAAGAATTAGTCGCACACGCACTGCATCGCCACAGCCCAAGAGCTAAAAAGCCATTCATTGCGTTAAACATGGCGGCAATCCCTAAAGACTTGATCGAATCAGAGCTGTTTGGCCACGAGAAAGGCGCTTTTACTGGCGCTAACAGTGTTCGCCAAGGACGCTTTGAGCAAGCCAACGGCGGTACTCTGTTTCTTGATGAAATAGGCGATATGCCACTCGATATTCAGACTCGGCTACTGCGCGTGCTTTCTGATGGTCAATTTTATCGCGTAGGTGGGCATTCTGCGGTTAAGGTTGATGTTCGTATCGTTGCAGCAACCCACCAAGATCTTGAGCGCTTGGTGCATGATGGTGGTTTTCGTGAAGACCTTTTCCATCGACTGAACGTTATCCGAATCCATATTCCGGCACTGCGCGAACGTAAACAGGACATTGAAAAGCTGACTCACCACTTCCTAGCCTCCGCCGCTGAAGAGCTTGGTGTAGAAGTGAAGACACTGCACTCAGAGACCATCATGAAGCTCAATCAGCTAAATTGGCCGGGTAACGTACGTCAGCTTGAGAACATTTGTCGTTGGTTAACAGTAATGGCGAGCGGTAGCGAAATACTCCCTTCCGATCTTCCTCCTGAGTTGTTGGAAGAGAAGGTTGTGATCAGCGAAGGTACTGATGGTAATTGGCAACAACTGCTGGCTAGCTGGGCCAAGAGTGCACTTGATTCTGGTGAAAAAGAGCTACTGACGTATGCTCTACCTGAGTTTGAGCGTATATTACTAGAGGCCGCACTCAACCATACCAATGGCCATAAACAAGATGCAGCGAAAGTTTTAGGATGGGGAAGAAATACCCTGACTCGTAAACTCAAAGAGTTGTACTGA
- a CDS encoding DUF2959 domain-containing protein — MPYLIVIVLSIFTLTGCQSAYYSAMEQVGYHKRDIMVDRVEDAKESQQDAQEEFTSALEALSSLTNFSGGDLEEMYNQINDKYQDSEKAAQNVSDRIAAIEDVSDALFAEWQGELDLYTSDSLRRSSEKKLRETKSSYKTMLSAMKRAEKKMDPVLNTLRDNTLYLKHNLNASAVGSLQGEFMSLEKDIAYAIEQMNAAIAESDKFLAQLNQK; from the coding sequence ATGCCTTATTTAATAGTTATAGTCCTCTCTATTTTTACTCTTACTGGATGCCAATCAGCTTATTACTCCGCCATGGAGCAAGTGGGTTACCACAAGCGTGACATTATGGTCGATAGAGTAGAAGACGCTAAAGAGTCGCAGCAGGATGCTCAGGAAGAGTTTACTAGCGCACTTGAAGCCTTGAGTAGCCTGACGAACTTCAGTGGCGGCGACCTTGAAGAGATGTACAACCAAATCAACGATAAATACCAAGACAGCGAGAAAGCGGCGCAAAATGTCAGTGACCGAATTGCTGCGATTGAAGATGTGTCGGATGCGCTATTTGCAGAGTGGCAGGGAGAGTTGGACCTTTACACCAGCGATTCACTGCGTCGTTCAAGTGAGAAAAAGCTGCGTGAAACCAAATCCTCTTACAAGACCATGCTTTCAGCAATGAAACGCGCTGAGAAGAAAATGGATCCTGTACTTAACACCCTTCGCGACAACACCCTTTATCTCAAGCACAACCTAAATGCGAGCGCGGTGGGTTCGTTGCAGGGCGAGTTTATGAGCTTAGAAAAAGACATCGCCTACGCGATAGAACAGATGAATGCTGCGATAGCAGAATCGGATAAATTCTTAGCTCAACTGAATCAGAAGTAG
- a CDS encoding EAL domain-containing protein — MSLKTQITLRTAVVLPFVMIFLFTMSVMVFTQKQSYKEMVSDVSARQLTSLTDHVHQSLSNFLEKPFHANLSLSHNIGYHHLYQAGNLSKVQDYILYTFSDHFTAIPQLDVIGFGSEDGNYVGFRKEANNGYTLMVQDERTSDQLVIYRGSKISEDIRSVISGYDPRVRPWYTPVSTQKKAVWSPIYANADERQEITLSALAPIYDDNEFKAVVVSDIKINTFNAFLKELKDKTDASVYIIDKQQRLVAHSGGGSVVSWGTGKTNKGQRLLASESANPVIRESASYVDQFHLIDNLAVQRFSFRLDNERYFNQITPYEDEHGITWFIGMSIPESSLLGELPKNQRNSWLLGLTLSCIGIIAGLIAFNRVTQPITSTAGAAKRLAKGDWDTSMPKTGNIYEISMLTASFNEMTNNLKASFQALQAQLTYDSLTKLYSREGFIDTAKKNPENEKGTLYLIGIDRFRDINDSLGHYNGDQLLIIAAARLRGTLPSNFLLARTGGDEFAIYAPNINQIDDVQLLTSRLLRIFTSPFAMESESVVIKVSMGVVNVSNVNDITLLLRNSSIALSNAKQDKTSVSIYNPEMGKASRYRTKMLARLNKAIELQQFEPFYQPIIDLESGATIGAEALARWVTDEGIISPLEFIPLAEETGLIYDIGKQILHKSCRDTAIAIESGKWNKDFSIHVNLSVDQLSESGFIELVKTTLRDTKLPAQNLTLEITESRIVDNDQTIIDNMLTLKALGISIAIDDFGTGYSSLAYLHKLPFDCLKIDRSFVRKLEKENLDSSIVAAIVNITKGFKVSLVAEGVETQQQAELLKQLKCPLAQGFLYSRPVPFDQWPTDLGTKKNTKFKANNKVEQNAEAKESTKESLA; from the coding sequence ATGTCTTTGAAAACGCAAATTACCTTGAGAACCGCAGTGGTTCTGCCATTCGTGATGATATTTCTCTTCACTATGAGCGTAATGGTTTTCACTCAAAAGCAAAGCTACAAAGAGATGGTGAGTGATGTAAGTGCACGCCAACTAACATCACTTACTGACCATGTTCATCAAAGCCTGTCCAACTTTTTAGAAAAGCCATTTCACGCGAACCTCTCGCTCAGCCATAACATCGGCTACCACCACCTTTACCAAGCGGGAAACCTTAGCAAGGTCCAAGACTACATTCTTTATACGTTTTCAGACCATTTCACTGCTATACCTCAACTCGATGTGATCGGCTTTGGTTCTGAAGATGGTAACTATGTCGGTTTTCGTAAAGAAGCTAACAACGGCTATACCTTGATGGTACAAGACGAGCGTACTAGCGATCAGCTGGTCATTTACCGTGGAAGCAAGATCAGCGAAGACATTCGATCTGTGATTTCAGGTTACGACCCCAGAGTCCGCCCTTGGTACACACCCGTTTCGACGCAAAAAAAGGCTGTATGGTCGCCAATTTATGCCAATGCAGATGAACGCCAAGAGATCACCTTATCTGCCCTCGCCCCTATCTATGATGACAACGAATTCAAAGCCGTCGTCGTTAGCGACATTAAGATCAATACCTTCAATGCATTTCTCAAAGAACTCAAAGATAAAACGGATGCCTCTGTTTATATCATTGATAAACAGCAACGCTTGGTCGCTCACTCAGGCGGAGGTAGCGTGGTCTCTTGGGGAACAGGGAAAACCAATAAGGGCCAACGCTTACTGGCATCAGAGAGTGCTAACCCGGTAATACGTGAAAGTGCTAGCTACGTAGACCAGTTTCACCTAATCGATAATTTGGCCGTGCAGCGCTTTAGCTTCCGCCTAGACAACGAACGATACTTCAACCAGATCACCCCTTATGAAGATGAGCACGGCATCACTTGGTTTATTGGTATGTCGATCCCAGAAAGTAGCCTACTTGGTGAGTTACCAAAAAACCAAAGAAACAGCTGGTTACTCGGTCTAACGCTCAGTTGCATTGGTATTATCGCTGGATTAATTGCCTTTAATCGCGTAACTCAACCCATCACTTCAACAGCAGGGGCAGCAAAGCGCCTCGCCAAAGGTGACTGGGATACGAGCATGCCAAAAACGGGCAACATCTATGAAATTAGCATGTTAACTGCGTCATTTAATGAAATGACCAACAATTTAAAGGCTTCTTTTCAGGCGTTACAGGCTCAACTTACCTATGACTCATTAACTAAACTGTATAGTCGTGAAGGCTTTATTGATACAGCCAAGAAAAACCCTGAAAACGAAAAAGGTACACTTTACTTAATTGGTATTGACCGCTTTCGAGATATTAATGATAGCCTCGGCCATTACAATGGTGACCAACTGCTTATCATTGCGGCTGCTCGTTTAAGAGGTACGCTGCCATCGAACTTCCTGTTAGCTCGAACTGGCGGGGATGAATTTGCGATTTACGCTCCTAACATCAATCAAATAGATGACGTCCAGCTACTGACGAGCCGCTTACTTCGAATTTTTACCTCCCCATTTGCCATGGAATCAGAAAGCGTGGTCATCAAAGTATCAATGGGGGTCGTGAATGTCTCGAACGTCAACGACATTACACTGCTGCTACGCAACAGCAGTATAGCCTTGAGCAACGCAAAGCAAGACAAAACCAGTGTCAGTATTTACAACCCAGAAATGGGCAAAGCATCGAGATATCGAACCAAGATGCTGGCACGTCTTAACAAGGCAATTGAGCTTCAGCAGTTCGAGCCCTTCTATCAGCCTATAATCGACCTGGAATCTGGAGCTACCATAGGTGCCGAGGCTTTGGCTCGTTGGGTAACGGACGAGGGTATAATCTCACCTTTGGAGTTCATTCCTTTAGCAGAAGAAACAGGATTGATATACGACATTGGTAAGCAGATTTTGCACAAGTCATGTCGAGATACCGCAATAGCGATTGAATCTGGAAAATGGAATAAAGACTTCTCTATTCACGTTAACTTATCTGTCGACCAACTGAGTGAAAGCGGATTCATTGAATTGGTTAAAACCACGCTGCGTGACACCAAATTACCAGCCCAAAACCTGACGCTAGAGATCACTGAATCACGCATCGTCGACAATGACCAAACCATCATCGATAATATGCTGACGCTAAAAGCACTAGGTATCTCGATTGCAATTGATGACTTTGGTACCGGCTATTCGTCACTGGCTTACTTACACAAACTGCCATTTGATTGCTTAAAGATCGATCGCAGCTTCGTCAGAAAGCTCGAAAAAGAGAACCTAGACAGCTCAATCGTCGCGGCCATCGTTAACATCACCAAAGGTTTCAAAGTGAGCTTAGTGGCAGAAGGCGTTGAGACACAGCAACAGGCAGAACTCCTCAAGCAATTAAAATGCCCACTGGCTCAAGGGTTCTTATACAGTCGTCCAGTTCCATTTGATCAGTGGCCTACCGACCTCGGCACCAAGAAAAACACCAAGTTTAAAGCGAATAACAAAGTCGAACAAAACGCAGAGGCCAAAGAGAGCACCAAAGAGAGCCTTGCCTAA
- a CDS encoding AAA family ATPase has translation MKPIIITGGPGAGKTTLLNALGNAGYPIFSESSRQLIEQQSQLENGILPWLDLPGFARLCLDVMSKQKEQAKQHQIAFLDRAIPDICGYLSQANLEVDANYREASQGYHSQVLFCRPEASIYVQDDVRPYPFEEALEIHGALVRVYQELGYEVVEVPFMSVDERLQFVESHLGIKS, from the coding sequence ATGAAGCCAATCATTATTACAGGCGGCCCCGGAGCCGGGAAGACAACACTGCTCAATGCCTTGGGTAACGCGGGTTACCCAATATTTTCAGAATCCTCTCGCCAATTGATAGAACAACAGAGCCAACTTGAGAACGGTATCTTACCTTGGTTAGACCTACCGGGCTTTGCTCGCTTGTGCTTAGACGTGATGAGCAAGCAAAAAGAGCAAGCGAAGCAGCACCAAATTGCCTTTCTTGATCGCGCGATTCCAGATATCTGCGGTTACTTGTCTCAGGCTAATCTTGAGGTTGATGCGAACTACCGAGAAGCGAGCCAAGGCTACCACTCACAAGTCTTGTTCTGTCGTCCTGAGGCATCAATTTACGTACAGGATGATGTGAGGCCTTACCCGTTTGAAGAGGCATTAGAGATTCACGGCGCGCTAGTCAGAGTCTATCAAGAGCTAGGTTATGAGGTAGTCGAGGTGCCATTTATGTCGGTCGATGAGCGGCTTCAATTCGTTGAAAGCCACCTAGGAATCAAAAGCTAG
- the typA gene encoding translational GTPase TypA: MSTPQIDKLRNIAIIAHVDHGKTTLVDKLLQQSGTLESRGEAEERVMDSNDIEKERGITILAKNTAINWNDYRINIVDTPGHADFGGEVERIMSMVDSVLLIVDAVDGPMPQTRFVTQKAFAHGLKPIVVINKIDRPGARPDWVMDQVFDLFDNLGATDEQLDFTVVYASALNGWATMTEGETGENMEPLFQAVVDTVEAPAVDLDGPLQMQISQLDYSSYVGVIGVARVTRGSVKPNQQVTIVNAEGKKRNGKVGTVLGYLGLERHEVEQANAGDIIAITGLGELKISDTICDVNNVEAMEPLSVDEPTVTMTFQVNTSPFAGKEGKFVTSRNILERLEKELVHNVALRVEETESPDRFRVSGRGELHLSILIENMRREGFELAVSRPEVIIKEEDGQKMEPFETVTIDVVEEHQGAIMESIGLRKGELTDMAPDGKGRVRMDFMMPSRGLIGFQTEFLTMTSGSGLIYHSFDHYGPYKGGIIGQRNNGVLISNATGKALTYALFFLQARGRLFTEHADEVYEGQVIGIHNRSNDLTVNCLKGKQLTNVRASGTDEAQVLSPPIKHTLEQALEFIDEDELVEVTPLNVRIRKKLLTENERKRAARPAKA, from the coding sequence ATGTCTACTCCACAGATTGATAAGTTAAGAAATATCGCGATCATCGCGCACGTTGACCACGGTAAAACGACTTTGGTTGATAAACTACTACAACAGTCAGGCACTCTTGAGTCTCGTGGTGAAGCTGAAGAGCGTGTCATGGATTCGAATGACATCGAAAAAGAGCGTGGCATTACAATCCTTGCTAAGAACACAGCAATCAACTGGAATGATTACCGCATCAACATCGTAGATACTCCGGGACACGCGGACTTCGGTGGTGAAGTTGAGCGTATCATGTCTATGGTTGATTCTGTTCTGCTTATCGTTGACGCAGTTGATGGCCCAATGCCTCAAACTCGTTTCGTAACGCAAAAAGCATTCGCACACGGTCTTAAGCCAATCGTTGTAATCAACAAGATTGACCGCCCAGGCGCTCGTCCTGATTGGGTTATGGATCAAGTATTCGACCTTTTCGACAACCTAGGTGCTACAGATGAGCAACTAGACTTCACCGTTGTTTACGCTTCAGCTCTAAACGGTTGGGCAACAATGACTGAAGGCGAAACTGGCGAGAACATGGAACCATTGTTCCAAGCTGTTGTTGATACAGTAGAAGCGCCAGCAGTTGACCTTGACGGTCCACTACAAATGCAAATTTCGCAACTTGATTACAGCTCTTACGTAGGTGTTATCGGTGTTGCTCGTGTTACTCGTGGTTCGGTTAAGCCAAACCAACAAGTAACTATCGTGAATGCTGAAGGCAAAAAACGTAACGGTAAAGTAGGTACTGTACTTGGTTACCTAGGCCTTGAGCGTCACGAAGTAGAACAAGCTAACGCTGGCGACATCATCGCAATCACAGGTCTTGGTGAGCTGAAAATTTCAGACACTATCTGTGACGTAAACAATGTTGAAGCAATGGAACCTCTATCTGTTGATGAACCAACAGTAACAATGACTTTCCAAGTAAACACTTCTCCGTTCGCGGGTAAAGAAGGTAAGTTTGTAACTTCACGTAACATCCTTGAGCGTCTTGAAAAAGAATTGGTTCATAACGTTGCACTACGTGTTGAAGAAACTGAAAGTCCAGACCGTTTCCGCGTATCAGGCCGTGGTGAGCTTCACCTTTCTATCCTGATCGAAAACATGCGTCGTGAAGGTTTCGAGCTAGCAGTATCTCGTCCAGAAGTAATCATCAAAGAAGAAGATGGTCAGAAAATGGAACCGTTCGAAACGGTTACTATCGATGTAGTTGAAGAGCACCAAGGTGCGATCATGGAAAGCATCGGTCTACGTAAGGGTGAGCTAACAGATATGGCACCAGATGGTAAAGGCCGTGTTCGCATGGACTTCATGATGCCTTCTCGTGGTCTTATCGGTTTCCAAACTGAATTCCTTACAATGACGTCTGGTTCTGGTCTTATTTACCACTCGTTCGATCACTACGGTCCTTACAAAGGCGGTATCATTGGTCAACGTAACAACGGTGTTCTAATCTCGAACGCGACTGGTAAAGCTCTTACTTACGCTCTATTCTTCCTTCAAGCTCGTGGTCGTCTATTCACAGAGCACGCTGATGAAGTTTATGAAGGTCAAGTAATCGGTATTCACAACCGTTCAAACGACCTGACAGTAAACTGTCTGAAAGGTAAGCAGCTAACGAACGTTCGTGCATCTGGTACTGATGAAGCACAAGTTCTTTCTCCACCGATCAAGCACACTCTAGAGCAAGCTCTTGAGTTTATCGATGAAGATGAACTAGTAGAAGTAACGCCACTTAACGTACGTATCCGTAAGAAGCTTCTTACTGAAAACGAACGTAAGCGTGCGGCACGTCCAGCTAAGGCTTAA
- the glnL gene encoding nitrogen regulation protein NR(II) codes for MNRSAKSDSIDTHHLSSAILDNMVTSTLMLDEQLYIRYANPAAEQLFSQSARRIVDHPLSQLIQHASLDLALLTQPLQSGQSITDSDVTFVVDNRPLMLEVTVSPISWQRETLLLVEMRKIDQQRRLSQELNQHAQQQAAKLLVRGLAHEIKNPLGGLRGAAQLLGKMLPDQSLNEYTQIIIEQADRLRALVDRLLGPQKPGTKSEENLHQILEKVRQLVELESGSTLVIERDYDPSLPDILMDSAQVEQAMLNIVSNAAQILKAQESGKITIRTRTVHQANIHGQRHKLAARIEICDNGPGIPDDLKDTLFYPMVSGREGGTGLGLSISQNLIDQHNGKIDVESWPGNTTFTIYLPI; via the coding sequence GTGAATCGATCAGCCAAAAGCGACAGCATAGATACACATCATCTTTCCAGCGCCATTCTCGACAATATGGTGACCTCAACATTGATGCTCGATGAGCAACTGTATATCCGATACGCCAACCCGGCGGCTGAACAACTCTTTTCGCAAAGTGCACGACGTATCGTTGATCACCCTCTGAGCCAACTTATCCAACACGCCTCACTGGATTTAGCGCTGTTGACTCAACCGCTACAAAGTGGCCAGAGCATTACCGACAGTGACGTTACCTTTGTGGTTGATAACCGCCCACTAATGCTTGAAGTCACGGTGAGCCCAATCTCTTGGCAGCGAGAAACGCTGTTATTGGTTGAGATGCGCAAGATAGATCAACAAAGACGCCTCAGCCAAGAGCTCAACCAACACGCACAACAACAAGCGGCTAAACTATTGGTGCGCGGATTAGCCCATGAGATTAAGAACCCATTAGGTGGATTAAGAGGAGCCGCGCAGCTACTTGGTAAAATGCTCCCTGATCAGTCCCTTAATGAATATACACAGATCATTATTGAGCAAGCCGACCGCCTGAGAGCTTTGGTCGATCGCCTTCTTGGCCCACAGAAACCGGGGACCAAATCGGAAGAGAACCTTCACCAAATACTTGAAAAAGTAAGGCAACTCGTCGAGCTAGAATCAGGTTCAACACTCGTCATCGAACGAGACTACGACCCGAGCCTACCGGACATCTTGATGGATTCGGCACAGGTAGAACAAGCCATGCTCAATATTGTGAGTAATGCGGCGCAGATTCTGAAGGCTCAAGAATCAGGAAAAATCACCATTCGCACCAGAACGGTGCATCAAGCAAACATTCATGGTCAGCGACACAAACTCGCCGCTCGCATTGAGATTTGCGACAACGGCCCCGGCATCCCCGATGATTTAAAAGACACGCTGTTTTACCCGATGGTCAGCGGACGAGAGGGTGGCACAGGGCTGGGACTATCGATTTCTCAAAACCTGATCGATCAGCACAATGGAAAAATTGATGTTGAGAGCTGGCCGGGCAACACCACATTCACGATTTACCTACCCATTTAG
- the glnA gene encoding glutamate--ammonia ligase has translation MSVENVLSLIQENEVKFIDLRFTDTKGKEQHISIPSHQVDADFFEEGKMFDGSSVAGWKGINESDMVMMPDAASAVLDPFTEDATLNIRCDILEPATMQGYDRDPRSIAKRSEEYLRSTGIADTVLVGPEPEFFLFDDVKFSNDMSGSFFKIDDVEAAWNTGSDIEGGNKGHRPGVKGGYFPVAPVDSSQDIRSAMCLVMEEMGLVVEAHHHEVATAGQNEIATRFNTLTTKADETQIYKYVVHNVAHAFGKTATFMPKPLVGDNGSGMHVHQSLAKDGVNLFAGDKYGGLSEMALYYIGGVIKHARAINAFANPSTNSYKRLVPGFEAPVMLAYSARNRSASIRIPVVPSPKARRIELRFGDPAANPYLCYSAMLMAGLDGIKNKIHPGEAMDKDLYDLPAEEAAEIPTVAESLEVALKALDDDREFLTAGGVFSDDFIDSYITLKSDDVQRVNMATHPLEFELYYSV, from the coding sequence ATGTCAGTAGAAAATGTACTATCCCTGATCCAAGAGAACGAAGTTAAATTTATCGACTTACGTTTTACTGATACAAAAGGTAAAGAGCAGCACATCTCTATTCCTTCTCACCAAGTTGACGCAGACTTCTTCGAAGAAGGCAAAATGTTTGACGGCTCTTCAGTAGCTGGTTGGAAAGGCATTAATGAATCTGACATGGTAATGATGCCAGACGCAGCTTCTGCTGTACTGGACCCATTCACAGAAGATGCAACACTAAACATCCGTTGTGACATCCTTGAGCCTGCAACAATGCAAGGCTACGACCGTGACCCACGCTCTATCGCTAAACGTTCTGAAGAATACCTACGTTCTACGGGTATTGCAGACACAGTTCTAGTGGGTCCAGAGCCAGAGTTCTTCCTATTCGATGACGTTAAGTTCTCAAACGACATGTCTGGTTCTTTCTTCAAGATTGATGATGTAGAAGCAGCTTGGAACACAGGTTCTGACATCGAAGGCGGTAACAAAGGTCACCGTCCTGGCGTTAAAGGCGGTTACTTCCCAGTTGCTCCTGTAGATTCATCTCAAGACATCCGTTCAGCAATGTGTCTAGTAATGGAAGAGATGGGCCTAGTAGTTGAAGCTCACCACCACGAAGTAGCAACTGCGGGTCAAAACGAAATCGCAACTCGCTTCAACACGCTAACAACAAAAGCGGATGAGACTCAAATCTACAAGTACGTTGTACACAACGTTGCTCACGCATTTGGTAAAACAGCGACATTCATGCCTAAGCCACTCGTTGGTGACAACGGTTCTGGTATGCACGTTCACCAATCTCTAGCAAAAGACGGCGTTAACCTTTTTGCTGGTGATAAGTACGGCGGCCTATCTGAAATGGCGCTTTACTACATCGGTGGTGTAATCAAGCACGCTCGTGCAATCAACGCATTTGCTAACCCGTCAACTAACTCGTACAAGCGTCTTGTACCTGGTTTTGAAGCTCCGGTAATGCTTGCTTACTCAGCACGTAACCGTTCTGCTTCTATCCGTATCCCAGTAGTACCAAGCCCGAAAGCACGTCGTATCGAGCTACGTTTTGGTGACCCAGCAGCTAACCCGTACCTATGTTACTCAGCAATGCTGATGGCTGGCCTTGACGGTATCAAGAACAAGATCCACCCAGGCGAAGCTATGGATAAAGATCTATACGACCTTCCAGCAGAAGAAGCGGCTGAAATCCCAACCGTTGCTGAATCTCTAGAAGTAGCACTTAAAGCGCTAGACGACGATCGTGAGTTCCTAACAGCTGGCGGCGTATTCTCTGACGATTTCATTGATTCTTACATCACACTGAAATCTGACGACGTACAACGCGTGAACATGGCAACACACCCACTTGAGTTTGAACTGTACTACTCAGTTTAA
- a CDS encoding DUF4124 domain-containing protein has translation MKNILLLFGLMVTLSCSAQTVYTWEDENGVIHFSDTPSAQDAKALRLPDVQASAPAPEFETSTPVDSTDSSPTKTATPAQTQEKTENTKREVPAQLALTMLTPVHDQTIRSNRGLIPIKIELNRKLGIGEQLQLMLDGRRYGAPQTQPIWELKGIDRGTHTIAIQAHRSGKLIASTSPVTVYLHRATLK, from the coding sequence ATGAAAAACATACTGTTACTTTTCGGTTTAATGGTCACACTATCGTGCTCTGCTCAAACGGTGTACACCTGGGAAGATGAAAATGGTGTGATCCACTTTAGTGATACTCCTAGCGCTCAAGATGCTAAAGCTCTTCGCTTGCCTGACGTACAAGCTTCCGCGCCTGCCCCTGAATTTGAAACCTCAACGCCTGTTGATTCAACAGATTCATCTCCAACGAAAACGGCAACACCAGCTCAAACTCAGGAAAAAACAGAGAACACGAAACGAGAGGTACCCGCTCAACTAGCCCTCACCATGCTGACTCCAGTTCATGATCAAACCATCCGCAGCAACCGTGGCTTAATCCCAATAAAAATAGAACTCAACCGCAAGCTTGGTATTGGAGAGCAGTTGCAATTGATGCTCGATGGTCGTCGTTATGGCGCTCCACAAACCCAACCTATTTGGGAATTGAAAGGTATCGATCGAGGTACTCACACCATTGCAATTCAAGCACATAGAAGCGGCAAGCTTATTGCATCTACTAGTCCAGTCACCGTGTATTTACATCGAGCGACGCTCAAGTAA